The following nucleotide sequence is from Gallaecimonas pentaromativorans.
AGCGCCGCCAGCAGGGCAAAAAAGCCATAGCTGCGGTACCAGGGCGTGGCCACTTCCAGGGTTAGCACTTCCGGGTCGTCACGCCAGCGCCCTTGCTCGGCATGCCAGATGCTGAGCTGATGCACGCCGTATTCAAGATTACCCAGCACAATGGGGGACTCGGAGGTGAGGTCAATAGCCCGGCTTTGCCCCGAAACCTGGTAGCGAAAATGTGGCAAGCGCTTGGAGGCATAGTTTTGCGAGCCAAGCTGAATGCTGAGCAAGCTTAAATCTGCCGGTAATTGCAGGGTTTTGACGGTATTCCACAGCAAAGTGGAATTGCCAGCTACTGTGCTGGCTTCCATGTACACCACACCGCTACGGGCATCATTTTGCCGATGCTTGAGGCTGTCCTTGGCAAAGGCAGCCACGCCGGAGGCGCTGCCAACCCAGAGGGTGCCGTCGTCGGTGATAAAACCGCCGCCTTCATTAAGTTCATCGTCCGGCAAGCCATCTTCTTCAAAAAAGGCGTCCACCTGCTGAGGCTGGGTATCGAGTTTTACCCGGGCCACCATATTCTGCAGCCCCACGTAAAGTCGGTTGTTGTGATGCACCAAGAAGTACACCGCTTGATTTGGCAGTTCCCAAAGGGTGTTCATTTGGGTCCACTTAGGTGCGGCTTGCTGCCACTCGTAACGCCAAACACCTTCCTTGCCGAACCCCACCAACAAGGAACCGTCATCCATGGCGTCAAGGGCATTGACCCGCCGCCCCGGCAGGTCGTCCACCGGCTGCCACTGGCCGTCTTTTTCATATAACAAGCCAGCGGCACCACCGGCCCAAGTCCGAGTCCCTTGACGGGCAAAGACCTTAACCGAGTCCAGGGGTTTGCCTTCAGCATTGCGGTTCCAGCCCTGCACCTTGCCGTCTTGAACGCTGAGTAGGCTGTCGGCACCGCCGATCAATAAACGGTTGTTTTCGGCACTCATCCCCAGGCAGGCTTGACCGTCCCAAAGGGTGCCTTGCAACGGCGAGGAAAACTGCGCGCTGGCCGGGTCAAACAAAAAAGTGCCGCCCAGGCCACACACGGCTATCTGCCCCTGGTAACCAATCACGTCATAAAAGCCGTCATTGGCCCCCATATTCTGAGGGTGAAATAGCTGATGTTGTTGGTCGATGCGCTCAAGGCCAGCATCGGTAGCCAACCAGAGTACCCCGTCCGGTTGACGATAGATGCTCCAGACAATATCCGAAGCCAATGCCGGCTCGGTCCGGCGACTGTATTGCTCAACTGGCTTGGTGGCTTTGGGAATAAGGGCCAAGACCCCTTCGCCCAACGCACCAGCCCAGACCAGGCCGTTGTGGTCGACAAGGATATGGTCCAAGCCTTCAACAGCCGCCTGATTGTGAATAACGTCGGAGAAATCGACCCGTTGCTCGCCTTGCCCAGACCAACGCTGAATACCGTAACGGCCGGTGAGGTAATAACTGCCCTGGCCGTCTTCGGCTATCTTGCGCACAAAGCCACTGAGCTTAGGCTGCAACTGCCAGCCGTTATCTCCCAACGTAGCAGTGAACAGGCCTTTGTCAGAGCTAAGCCACAACTGCCCTTGGCGATCGACATAGAGCGACTTGGGAGTGCCATAACGGCTTTTGGCAAGAGAAATAGCGCTAGTTGTGCCGCTTTGCGGGTCAAACGCCACCAGTTGGCGCACCGACAGCAGGTAAATAAAGCGGTTGTCACTGGCTAAAGAGCGCCAGCGATCACGCAGGGTAAAGCGGGGTTCAAGATGAATATCCCCCTGCTGCAAATAGGCCAGTTTGTCTGAGCCCAGTTGCATCCATAGGCGCTGCTGGCTTCGAGTAAAGGCATTGATACCACCGGGGTTGAGGAGCGGCTCTTCCTTGATACGGGCAAGGGTAGTCAGGCCCGCCGTCTCGGACCAATGCACCAGGGCATTGCTGGTACCGATATAGAAGCCGTCTTGATCCCTTATCAGGCTGTTGACCACTTGGTCGACGCCATCGGGCATGGGGATCAGCAGCGCCTTGGTCTGGGTCAGCCGAAACAAGCCATCCGAGGTGCCAGCCCACATGTCGCCCTGAGCATCTTCCAGCAACCCATTAACCCAGGCGTTGGGTAACCCTTCCTGAGCCGTCCATTGGCGGATCAATACATCATTGGCCGCAGCGGCAGCAACGCTACCACTGCATACCAAGAGCAATCCGAACAGCCATCGCCACATATCAAGGCCTGTTGAGGGCAAAAACACGCCGAAAGTTTACCACCGATTGTTAATGTACAGCAGAGACCAGTTAACACTGTGGCGCCGCCAAGCTCACAAAAAGGACATCAAAAATCGGTGCCCAAAGACAGGTAAAAACTGGACTCGTCCTCCGAGTTTTGCCCATAGGCAAGGAACAGCGGCCCCAGGGGGCTGTCGACCCCGGCGTAAATGCTGCCGGCCTTGATGAGGGCGTTGCCACGGAAGCTGACATCTTGCTTTTGCTCCCAGACATTTCCCGCTTCCAGGGTCATGCCAAGGTAAACCGGGCTTTTGAAAAAGCCGAAGTTGTTCTCGAAGACCCGATAGCTGTAATCCACCGAGGCAAAGCGCAGGTACTTGCCCGACACCGCCAGCCGCCCAAAACCCGACAGGTTGCGAAAGCCCCCCAGCTCAAAGGTGGTAAGGGGCTGGGTTTTGTCGTTTAAATAAGAGCCGGTACGAAGGTCAAAAGCCAGCGCATGGTTGCCGCTGGAAAAGG
It contains:
- a CDS encoding EAL domain-containing protein, which codes for MWRWLFGLLLVCSGSVAAAAANDVLIRQWTAQEGLPNAWVNGLLEDAQGDMWAGTSDGLFRLTQTKALLIPMPDGVDQVVNSLIRDQDGFYIGTSNALVHWSETAGLTTLARIKEEPLLNPGGINAFTRSQQRLWMQLGSDKLAYLQQGDIHLEPRFTLRDRWRSLASDNRFIYLLSVRQLVAFDPQSGTTSAISLAKSRYGTPKSLYVDRQGQLWLSSDKGLFTATLGDNGWQLQPKLSGFVRKIAEDGQGSYYLTGRYGIQRWSGQGEQRVDFSDVIHNQAAVEGLDHILVDHNGLVWAGALGEGVLALIPKATKPVEQYSRRTEPALASDIVWSIYRQPDGVLWLATDAGLERIDQQHQLFHPQNMGANDGFYDVIGYQGQIAVCGLGGTFLFDPASAQFSSPLQGTLWDGQACLGMSAENNRLLIGGADSLLSVQDGKVQGWNRNAEGKPLDSVKVFARQGTRTWAGGAAGLLYEKDGQWQPVDDLPGRRVNALDAMDDGSLLVGFGKEGVWRYEWQQAAPKWTQMNTLWELPNQAVYFLVHHNNRLYVGLQNMVARVKLDTQPQQVDAFFEEDGLPDDELNEGGGFITDDGTLWVGSASGVAAFAKDSLKHRQNDARSGVVYMEASTVAGNSTLLWNTVKTLQLPADLSLLSIQLGSQNYASKRLPHFRYQVSGQSRAIDLTSESPIVLGNLEYGVHQLSIWHAEQGRWRDDPEVLTLEVATPWYRSYGFFALLAALVILLALAFGQQRRRQRLHLQKAYNLVAESEHQLRLAMLGANVNTWTWDAAADAFTVSRPETETGVLVVPFDKMPIHIDDWEHITKLWQEHLEGKSLRYDVEHRLKLGEHWRWIHAVGRVVDIDSRGRALRVSGIYQDVTERKQLEGEINLYARAFENTAEGVLILSSDKAILSVNPAVERISGFDRAQLQDRDLGVLLSEEFLDTDLWQAVLAKGAWTGECSLRRRDGSLCALWLNISHMDDSASSSSHFVVVFSDMTERKSAEFELRRLANYDVLTGLPNRGLFMKRLTQALEKAQGNESSLALLFMDLDRFKMVNDTYGHRVGDGLLIEAASRLQEVVGEKDTVARLGGDEFVVIIQDISGPEQIVPLCESLLEALAMPFNIYGRQFFLSTSIGVSLFPDDGNQPEALLRNADMAMYHAKDEGRNNMQFYSHARNIEAMRLIQLESDLRLALERDEFFVVYQPQVDVLEGELVVAVEALVRWHHPREGLVNPDTFIKVAESCGLIAALDEQVLRKALQGISQLNTSLKKPLTLNTNISAAHFRQPDFVDQVRLMLAETGLAPHLLCLEITESTLMREVGTAREHLSALRALGVSVAVDDFGTGYSSLAYLKQFAVNELKVDKSFVRDLTESEADAAIVRSVVDLARNLGLKVVAEGVETEEQLDLCLALGCYRVQGYYYAKPMELSDLKRWLLDWNKRQAG